The following proteins come from a genomic window of Achromobacter sp. AONIH1:
- a CDS encoding DUF6094 domain-containing protein, whose product MALMFPRLARNFAKNGYYPTDESTLERALRALAPSDGPMCILDPCAGEGVAIAEAAHALGHEQVCAYAVEYDQERANHARLLVDHCIHGDLMDTLVSRQSFSLLWLNPPYGDLSKDANGNIGYEGKGRARLEKLFYQKTLQLLQYEGILVFIVPSYVLDAELVGWLTRHFTDLSIHRAVDTQFKQVVVFGRRIRQRELVGDDTKAVRARLLQIGQGEVEADELPSEWTSLPYVVPTTSVEPEHFYRISMEPAQFAEEVNRLQGLWPAFETHLGAAQQSLRAPARALSHWHLALALAAGAISGVVQSKSGRILAVKGDTYKRKATAVEHRERDDGSIAETRILTDKFVPVIRAWDLSPDSASLGQVITIH is encoded by the coding sequence ATGGCACTGATGTTCCCGCGGCTTGCCCGCAATTTCGCCAAAAACGGGTATTACCCGACCGATGAATCCACGCTCGAACGAGCGCTCCGCGCACTGGCGCCCAGCGATGGGCCAATGTGCATCCTTGATCCCTGCGCCGGCGAAGGCGTGGCCATCGCGGAAGCCGCGCATGCCCTCGGGCATGAGCAGGTTTGCGCGTACGCCGTGGAGTACGACCAGGAACGTGCCAATCACGCACGGCTGCTGGTCGATCACTGCATCCACGGCGACCTCATGGACACGCTGGTCTCGCGCCAGTCGTTCAGCCTGCTGTGGCTCAACCCGCCTTACGGCGACCTGTCCAAGGATGCCAATGGCAACATCGGCTACGAAGGCAAGGGCCGCGCCAGGCTGGAGAAGCTGTTCTACCAGAAGACGCTGCAGCTGCTGCAGTACGAAGGCATCCTGGTTTTCATCGTGCCGTCCTATGTGCTCGACGCAGAACTGGTCGGGTGGCTGACGCGACACTTCACCGATCTGAGCATCCACCGTGCGGTGGATACGCAGTTCAAGCAGGTGGTCGTATTCGGACGTCGGATCCGCCAGCGCGAGCTGGTCGGTGACGACACCAAGGCAGTCCGGGCCCGATTGCTACAGATCGGGCAAGGCGAAGTCGAGGCGGATGAACTTCCGTCCGAGTGGACATCGCTGCCGTATGTGGTTCCCACGACCTCGGTCGAGCCGGAGCATTTCTACCGGATCAGCATGGAGCCGGCGCAGTTCGCCGAGGAAGTGAACCGGCTGCAGGGCCTCTGGCCCGCATTCGAGACACACCTTGGTGCTGCCCAGCAATCCCTGCGTGCCCCGGCACGTGCTCTGTCCCACTGGCACCTGGCACTGGCCCTTGCGGCTGGCGCCATCTCGGGTGTCGTGCAGTCCAAAAGCGGCCGCATCCTGGCCGTCAAGGGCGATACCTACAAGCGCAAGGCCACCGCCGTCGAGCACCGCGAGCGCGACGATGGCTCCATCGCAGAGACACGCATCCTCACGGACAAGTTCGTGCCGGTCATCCGCGCATGGGACCTGTCTCCCGACTCGGCCTCACTGGGACAAGTCATCACCATCCACTGA